One segment of Acidovorax sp. DW039 DNA contains the following:
- a CDS encoding DUF1841 family protein produces the protein MFNPSQADVRRFLCGVHAKAQSGAPMEAIETLASLWIAEHPEYHADLSDVDAAIARNYDETPQQTNPFLHLSMHLSISEQCSIDQPRGIRQAVELLAKRLDSLHDAHHAAMECLGEMLWESQRSGRPPDGNAYIAAVQRRATRD, from the coding sequence ATGTTCAACCCCTCTCAAGCCGATGTGCGCCGCTTTCTGTGCGGTGTGCACGCCAAAGCCCAAAGCGGCGCGCCCATGGAAGCCATCGAAACGCTGGCCAGCCTGTGGATTGCCGAGCACCCCGAGTACCACGCCGACCTGTCGGACGTGGACGCAGCCATTGCCCGCAACTACGACGAGACGCCACAGCAGACCAACCCGTTTCTGCACCTGTCCATGCATCTGTCGATCAGCGAGCAGTGCAGCATTGACCAGCCACGCGGCATTCGCCAGGCGGTGGAACTGCTGGCCAAGCGGCTCGACTCGCTGCACGACGCGCACCACGCTGCCATGGAGTGCCTGGGCGAGATGCTGTGGGAAAGCCAGCGCTCGGGCCGCCCACCCGATGGCAATGCCTACATCGCAGCCGTGCAACGCCGCGCCACCCGCGACTGA